Proteins from one Catenuloplanes atrovinosus genomic window:
- a CDS encoding aldo/keto reductase → MSSSFAIGGDLSVGRLGYGAMQLTGPGFFGYPTDQDGAVAVLRRAVERGVTLIDTADAYGPFVTDELIRRALHPYPRDLVIATKVGVSRPRPGEWVPVGRPEYLRQQTELSLRVLGLDRIDLLQLHRVDPHVPIEDQVGTLADLRREGKVRHIGLSEVTVEQVRAAQAVTPIASVQNLFNLTDRTAADVLEYAEREGIAFIPWYPLAGTGLPDPDGAVAAIAAGHGASINQLALAWLLRRSPVMLPIPGTRSTAHLEENLAASSITLTDDEFAVLEKVA, encoded by the coding sequence ATGTCGTCTTCTTTTGCCATCGGTGGAGATCTGAGCGTGGGCCGGCTCGGCTACGGCGCCATGCAGCTGACCGGCCCCGGGTTCTTCGGGTACCCGACTGACCAGGACGGCGCGGTCGCGGTGCTGCGCCGCGCGGTGGAGCGCGGCGTCACGCTCATCGACACCGCGGACGCCTACGGCCCGTTCGTCACGGACGAGCTCATCCGCCGCGCGCTGCACCCGTACCCCCGTGATCTGGTCATCGCCACGAAGGTCGGCGTCAGCCGGCCGCGCCCGGGCGAGTGGGTGCCGGTCGGCCGCCCGGAGTACCTGCGCCAGCAGACCGAGCTGAGCCTGCGCGTGCTCGGCCTCGACCGGATCGACCTGCTCCAGCTGCACCGCGTCGACCCGCACGTGCCGATCGAGGACCAGGTGGGCACGCTCGCCGACCTGCGGCGCGAGGGCAAGGTCCGGCACATCGGGCTGTCCGAGGTGACGGTCGAGCAGGTGCGGGCCGCGCAGGCGGTGACGCCGATCGCGTCCGTGCAGAACCTGTTCAACCTCACCGACCGGACCGCCGCGGACGTGCTGGAGTACGCGGAGCGGGAGGGCATCGCGTTCATCCCGTGGTACCCGCTGGCCGGCACCGGTCTGCCCGACCCGGACGGCGCGGTCGCCGCGATCGCGGCCGGTCACGGCGCCTCGATCAACCAGCTCGCGCTCGCCTGGCTGCTGCGCCGCTCGCCGGTGATGCTGCCGATCCCGGGCACGAGGTCGACCGCGCACCTGGAGGAGAACCTGGCCGCCTCGTCGATCACGCTGACCGACGACGAGTTCGCCGTGCTGGAGAAGGTGGCCTAG
- a CDS encoding helix-turn-helix domain-containing protein — translation MTTSPLGEFLAAHRARITPEQAGLPRYGDRRRVDGLRREELAMLAGVSSSYYTRLEQGQSRNASPQVVDALATALRLDETERLHLHRLAAAETRPHRVRRPAAQTPDPGLVELLGAMSAVPAMVVGSRKDVLAWNPLGHALLAGHLPADAPARPGTRPNLARLIFLDPELRELFVDWPAKARADVGCLRLFAGQYPDDPALAELVGQLAVGSPEFAAYWADHRVVACTSSAYELRHPLVGRITVTEQALSTNESIGQRLVTYTAPGGSPSAEALALLAQLVGDAARSPRPVPASSGV, via the coding sequence ATGACGACCAGCCCGCTCGGCGAGTTCCTCGCGGCCCACCGCGCCCGCATCACCCCGGAGCAGGCCGGGCTGCCGCGCTACGGCGACCGGCGGCGCGTCGACGGGCTGCGGCGCGAGGAACTGGCGATGCTGGCCGGCGTCAGCTCCTCCTACTACACGCGCCTGGAGCAGGGGCAGTCCCGCAACGCCTCGCCGCAGGTGGTGGACGCGCTCGCCACCGCGCTGCGGCTGGACGAGACCGAGCGGCTGCACCTGCACCGGCTGGCCGCCGCGGAGACCCGCCCGCACCGGGTCCGCCGGCCGGCCGCGCAGACGCCGGATCCGGGGCTGGTGGAGCTGCTCGGCGCGATGTCGGCCGTACCGGCGATGGTGGTCGGGTCGCGCAAGGACGTGCTGGCGTGGAATCCGCTCGGTCACGCGCTGCTCGCCGGCCACCTGCCCGCGGACGCGCCGGCCCGGCCCGGCACCCGCCCGAACCTGGCCCGTCTGATCTTCCTCGATCCGGAGCTGCGCGAGCTGTTCGTGGACTGGCCGGCCAAGGCGCGCGCGGACGTCGGCTGCCTGCGCCTGTTCGCCGGTCAGTACCCGGACGACCCGGCGCTGGCCGAGCTGGTCGGGCAGTTGGCGGTGGGCAGCCCGGAGTTCGCGGCGTACTGGGCGGACCATCGTGTGGTGGCGTGCACGTCCTCCGCCTACGAACTGCGGCACCCGCTGGTCGGCCGGATCACGGTGACCGAGCAGGCGCTGAGCACCAACGAGTCGATCGGCCAGCGGCTGGTCACCTACACCGCGCCGGGCGGTTCGCCGTCCGCTGAGGCGCTCGCGCTGCTCGCGCAGCTGGTCGGCGACGCGGCCCGGAGCCCGCGGCCGGTACCCGCCTCGTCCGGGGTCTGA
- a CDS encoding IS4 family transposase, with the protein MDVRPDQVSVGVLVTAVPRDVVDAAVAECGVQARRSDGKLPPHVTAYLTMGLWLFPDDDYAEVAVKVTGALDRFGCWDAGWSPPTAGGISQARKRLGRDVLAEVFERVARPVASAVTSGAWLRDWRVLAIDGFDVDVPDTTENAAEFGYSRTGGGPSAFPKARVVALTECGTHAFLAAEVGAYAVGEQTLAMPLYARLRRGELLTADRSFYSFAAWDRAQATGADLLWRIQAGIRLPVIEVLADGTYLTVLMDKTIRGGRRDRILAAAADRTLDTCDDAINDRGLPAAHLARVVAYDVPDRSGNGTSELITLATTIIDPAQAGPDELAEAYHLRWEHETANDQLKTHLRGPGRILRSKLPDLVHQEIWAWLLIQHAMTVLITRAADAAAIDPDRISFTRALRLARRSATGSAAISP; encoded by the coding sequence GTGGATGTGCGGCCGGATCAGGTGTCGGTCGGGGTGCTGGTCACGGCGGTGCCGCGGGACGTGGTGGATGCCGCGGTCGCGGAGTGTGGGGTGCAGGCGAGGCGGTCGGATGGGAAGTTGCCGCCGCATGTGACGGCGTATCTGACGATGGGTTTGTGGCTGTTCCCGGATGATGATTATGCCGAGGTCGCGGTGAAGGTGACCGGGGCGTTGGATCGGTTCGGGTGCTGGGACGCGGGGTGGTCGCCGCCGACGGCCGGTGGGATCAGTCAGGCCCGTAAGCGGCTGGGCCGGGATGTGCTGGCGGAGGTGTTCGAGCGGGTCGCCCGGCCGGTCGCGTCCGCGGTCACGTCAGGTGCGTGGTTGCGGGACTGGCGGGTCCTTGCCATCGACGGGTTCGACGTGGACGTGCCGGACACGACGGAGAACGCGGCCGAGTTCGGGTATTCCCGGACCGGTGGTGGCCCGTCGGCGTTCCCGAAGGCCCGGGTCGTGGCGTTGACTGAGTGCGGGACGCACGCGTTTTTGGCGGCGGAGGTCGGCGCGTATGCGGTCGGGGAACAGACCCTGGCCATGCCGTTGTATGCACGGCTGCGCCGCGGGGAACTACTGACCGCGGACCGGTCGTTTTACTCGTTCGCGGCGTGGGACCGGGCGCAGGCGACCGGCGCGGACCTGCTCTGGCGGATCCAGGCCGGGATCCGGCTGCCGGTGATCGAGGTTTTGGCCGACGGCACCTATCTGACCGTGTTGATGGACAAGACGATCCGTGGTGGCCGCCGGGACCGGATCCTGGCCGCCGCGGCCGACCGGACCCTGGACACCTGCGACGACGCGATCAACGACCGTGGCCTGCCCGCCGCCCACCTCGCCCGAGTCGTCGCATACGACGTACCCGACCGTAGTGGTAACGGCACCAGCGAACTGATCACCCTGGCCACCACCATCATCGACCCCGCCCAGGCCGGCCCGGACGAACTCGCCGAGGCATACCACCTGCGCTGGGAACACGAAACCGCCAACGACCAGCTCAAAACCCACCTCCGCGGGCCCGGCCGGATCCTGCGCTCGAAACTGCCCGACCTCGTCCACCAGGAAATCTGGGCCTGGCTACTAATCCAGCACGCCATGACCGTGCTGATCACCCGCGCCGCCGACGCTGCCGCGATCGACCCCGACCGGATCAGCTTCACCCGCGCACTACGCCTCGCGCGCCGCTCAGCCACCGGCTCAGCGGCCATTTCCCCCTGA
- a CDS encoding DHA2 family efflux MFS transporter permease subunit, with protein MNSQSAPVTSQKLDGAVLRVAGVVVLGAIMSILDVTVVSVALPTFQEEFGASYARVAWTMTGYTLALATVIPLTGWAADRFGTKRLYMAAVALFTIGSVLCAMADSITTLIAFRVLQGLGGGMLMPLGMTIMTRAAGPERIGRLMAVLGIPMLLGPIMGPILGGWLIDVATWHWIFLINLPIGIIALIYAYVVLPKDAPEPSESFDFLGMLMLSPGLASLLFGLSSLPEEGTMSSAKVWAPMVVGALLVIGFVLYSFTPRHPLLDLRLFRNRNLTVASITITVFIIAFMGAGLLFPSYFLQVRGESTLHAGLLMAPQGLGAMVTMPIAGTLADRVPVGRTVPFALVLIALGLFTFTQLDADTSYWLLCGSLFVMGLGMGGTMMPIMTSALKTLTSHEVARGSTLVNILQQIGGSVGTAIMSVLLTSNLNDSTPVPLPNGQTATEAQLAIGSQINPESAQGIDPSLIQRGLDFAATAFAHTFWVAFALVLCTFVPALFLPRKREVAHLNDDQPAAAPIMVH; from the coding sequence ATGAATAGTCAATCAGCGCCCGTCACATCGCAGAAACTCGATGGCGCGGTCCTGCGGGTCGCCGGCGTCGTCGTGCTCGGCGCGATCATGTCGATCCTGGACGTGACGGTCGTCAGCGTGGCGCTGCCGACGTTCCAGGAGGAGTTCGGCGCCTCCTACGCGCGCGTCGCCTGGACTATGACGGGGTACACGCTGGCGCTCGCCACCGTCATCCCGCTCACCGGATGGGCGGCCGACCGGTTCGGCACCAAGCGGCTCTACATGGCCGCGGTCGCGCTGTTCACGATCGGTTCCGTGCTCTGCGCCATGGCCGACTCGATCACCACGCTGATCGCGTTCCGCGTGCTCCAGGGGCTCGGCGGCGGCATGCTGATGCCGCTCGGCATGACGATCATGACGCGCGCGGCCGGCCCGGAGCGGATCGGCCGGCTGATGGCGGTGCTCGGCATCCCGATGCTGCTCGGCCCGATCATGGGCCCGATCCTCGGCGGCTGGCTGATCGACGTGGCCACCTGGCACTGGATCTTCCTGATCAACCTGCCGATCGGCATCATCGCGCTGATCTACGCGTACGTGGTGCTGCCCAAGGACGCGCCGGAACCGTCCGAGTCGTTCGACTTCCTCGGCATGCTGATGCTCTCGCCGGGCCTGGCGTCGCTGCTGTTCGGCCTGTCGTCGCTGCCCGAGGAGGGCACGATGAGCTCGGCCAAGGTGTGGGCGCCGATGGTGGTGGGCGCGCTGCTGGTGATCGGCTTCGTGCTCTACTCGTTCACGCCCCGGCACCCGCTGCTCGACCTGCGGCTGTTCCGCAACCGGAACCTGACCGTCGCCTCGATCACGATCACCGTGTTCATCATCGCGTTCATGGGCGCCGGACTGCTGTTCCCGAGCTACTTCCTGCAGGTGCGCGGCGAGTCGACGCTGCACGCGGGCCTGCTGATGGCGCCGCAGGGCCTCGGCGCGATGGTCACCATGCCGATCGCGGGCACGCTGGCGGACCGGGTCCCGGTCGGCCGTACCGTCCCGTTCGCGCTGGTCCTGATCGCGCTCGGGCTGTTCACGTTCACCCAGCTGGACGCGGACACGTCGTACTGGCTGCTGTGCGGCTCGCTGTTCGTGATGGGCCTCGGCATGGGCGGCACGATGATGCCGATCATGACGTCCGCGCTGAAGACGCTCACCAGCCACGAGGTCGCGCGCGGCTCCACCCTGGTCAACATCCTCCAGCAGATCGGCGGCTCGGTCGGCACCGCGATCATGTCCGTGCTGCTGACCAGCAACCTCAACGACTCGACGCCGGTCCCGCTGCCGAACGGCCAGACCGCCACCGAGGCGCAGCTGGCGATCGGCTCGCAGATCAACCCCGAGTCCGCGCAGGGCATCGACCCGTCGCTCATCCAGCGCGGCCTCGACTTCGCCGCCACCGCGTTCGCGCACACCTTCTGGGTCGCGTTCGCCCTGGTGCTGTGCACGTTCGTACCCGCGCTGTTCCTCCCGCGCAAGCGCGAGGTCGCGCACCTGAACGACGACCAGCCGGCCGCCGCGCCGATCATGGTTCACTGA
- a CDS encoding SUKH-4 family immunity protein, whose amino-acid sequence MTVTYDQLAALWGSEGLIRFPFERFDDVLSPLPPEALPPAGVLPGAVPILFMADTRVEGIGLFSKLKIEIGDEGPRIYIVLGSSPEDPQMLFCVDSVTGAVVLLDLETPNFEAVNGTLAAFVEFLYRLGRLIVNDPGGRARADRAAAIRAELINVDPSAFADPESWWNMAFDQLEATGR is encoded by the coding sequence ATGACCGTCACCTACGACCAGCTCGCCGCCCTCTGGGGAAGCGAGGGACTGATCCGATTCCCGTTCGAGCGATTCGACGACGTGCTGAGCCCGCTCCCGCCGGAAGCCCTGCCACCGGCCGGTGTCCTGCCGGGCGCCGTGCCGATTCTGTTCATGGCCGACACCCGGGTCGAGGGCATCGGGCTGTTCTCCAAACTGAAGATTGAGATCGGCGACGAGGGGCCGCGGATCTACATCGTGCTGGGCAGTTCGCCGGAGGATCCACAGATGCTCTTCTGCGTGGACTCGGTGACCGGCGCGGTCGTGCTACTCGACCTGGAGACGCCGAACTTCGAGGCGGTCAACGGCACGCTCGCGGCATTCGTCGAGTTCCTCTACCGGCTCGGGCGGCTCATCGTCAACGACCCGGGCGGCCGTGCCCGCGCGGACCGCGCCGCCGCGATCCGCGCCGAACTCATCAATGTCGATCCCTCCGCGTTCGCCGACCCGGAATCGTGGTGGAACATGGCATTCGATCAACTCGAAGCCACCGGCCGCTGA
- a CDS encoding SUKH-4 family immunity protein produces the protein MNPDLRELIEELRADLEAGQPETLSWAEIQGAVPSDKIPDDVPQPVRELLEVADGILAGAFSLSSTRTYGYFQSVLGDMPGFTRVSDEPDKWFVFGRLHEEPLLLHRETGAVWYFPRTDGDEWYMREEFEGVASDLDSFLAYYVFGAGYAELGADDDEWWNFLADQGVAGSDDEDGEPGA, from the coding sequence TTGAATCCGGACCTGCGCGAACTCATTGAGGAGTTACGCGCCGACCTCGAGGCCGGCCAGCCCGAAACCCTCAGCTGGGCGGAGATCCAGGGCGCCGTGCCGAGCGACAAGATCCCCGACGATGTGCCGCAGCCCGTACGGGAACTGCTGGAGGTGGCCGACGGCATCCTGGCCGGCGCCTTCAGCCTGTCCAGCACGCGCACGTACGGGTATTTCCAGTCCGTCCTCGGCGATATGCCGGGCTTCACCCGCGTCTCCGACGAACCCGACAAGTGGTTCGTCTTCGGCAGGCTGCACGAGGAGCCGCTGCTGCTGCACCGCGAGACCGGCGCCGTCTGGTACTTCCCGCGCACCGACGGCGACGAGTGGTACATGCGCGAGGAGTTCGAGGGAGTCGCGAGCGACCTTGACTCGTTTCTCGCCTACTACGTCTTCGGCGCGGGATATGCCGAGCTCGGTGCCGACGACGACGAGTGGTGGAACTTCCTCGCGGATCAGGGTGTGGCCGGCTCCGATGACGAGGACGGGGAACCGGGCGCATGA